The sequence GGCCGGCGCCAGCGACAGCTGCGGCTGGCCGTAAGGCGCGAAGGGCACCGGGATGCCGTCCATCAGTACGGTGGAGCGGCTGGCGAGGCGCGGGTTGAGGCCGCGAATGCCGAAGTTCAGCGCCATGTCATGGCTGCCGGTGCCGTTGTTCTCCGGCGCCACCACGCCCGGCACGCGATTCAACGCTTCGCGCACGGTGGTGGTGCCGGTTTTGGCGAATTCTTCGCGGCGCACCACGTCGCGCGCGCCGGGATGTTCGAACACGTCTACCTGGCGGCCTTCCGCCAGCCAGTCACCGACCACGGTGATGTCTTCTTCCTTCTGCGGCTGAGGCAGTTTGGCCAGCGTGTAACCGTTGTTGCCGAGCGCTATAGCCTGCAGGCCGCTGCCCGCCAGCAAGGCGTTCAGGCCGTCATCGACGCCGTAGCTGCCGCTCAGGCCCGGCGAACGTTTACCGGCGGTCAGCGTGCCGTCCATCGAGAGCGCGATGCCGGCGCGCGCGGCGAAAGCGTTCAGCGCGCCGTCCAACTCACCGGCCGGAATATGATAGGCTGCGGCGGCGCTGGCGGCGCTCGCCGTCAGCGGTGCGGCGAATGCCAGGCCAATGGCCACGGCCAGCGGCGTGGCGCGTTTTCCCCAAAGCGAAGCCGGCGCTCCCTTTCCCCAAGCGTTGTTCATACCTTCTCCTGAATCATTTTTTATTTATTGCTGCAGTGTTTTCCTGGGAGTCGGATGAGCGAAGCAAAAGGGACAATCAAGAATGCGATTTTTTATCATTTTCATTTAAAAAATTCAGGCGGGAACGATTTGCAGCCAATAGCGGGTAAAGCTTTGCAGGCGCACCGGCAGCGTCTGGCTGAGCAGGGCGAGGGCGCGATCGGTATCGTTGAGCGGGAAACTGCCGCTGACGCGCAGGCCGGCGACGGCCGGATCGCAGCTCAGGTGGCCACGTCGGTAGCGCGCCAGTTCGGCGATCACCTGGTCCAGCCGCCATTGGCTGACGCTCAGCACGCCGCGCAGCCAGCCGTCCTCCGCCGCAGCCGGTTGCTTGTCGCTGAAGGCCGAGGCGCTGAAGCCGATCTGTTCCCCGGCGTCCACCCGGCGCGTTTGCTGCGGATCCTGCGCCAGCTGCGCTTCGACCGCATGCTCCAGCACCGTCAGGCGCGTCTCGCCGCCGATCTCGCGCACCAAAAAGCGGGTGCCGAGCGCGCGCATCGCCCCCTGCGGGCTTTGCACCCACAGCGGCCGGGGGTCGCGCCCGGTAATCAGGCTGATTTCTCCGGCGTGCAAACGGATCAACCGTTGACGATCGTCGTAATGCACGTCCACCGCACTGGCGGTGTTCAGCACCAGTTGGGTGCCGTCGCTTAACACAATGGGTTTGATTTCGCCGGTGGCGGTGCGGTAGTCGGCGCGCAGCTCCCGGCCGAACGGCGATTGGTAAAGGAAACCGCCGCCACCTACGCCAAGCAACAGCAGCAGGCTCTTCAGCAGGGTGCGGCGATCGATTGCCGACTGGCGGCCGGCGCGATCGAGCGCGCGGTAGCTGAACTTGCCCGGCACGCCCTGCAGCTGGCTCTGCAGCGCTTCGACGCGCTGCCAGGCCCAGCGGTGATCGGCGTGCTGCTGGTGCCAGGCTTGCCACTGTAGGCGCTGGCGGTCGGTGACGTGCTCATCGCACAGCAGGGCATACCAGTGTGCGGCCATCTTCAGCGCCTGGCGCTGCTCGGGGGTAATGGCGTTGCTCATGAGAAAACGTCGTTTTCCAGGCTGAACAGCAGGCAATGTTCGGTGGCCTTGGCCATGTATTTTTTAACCGAACTGACCGACACGCCGAGGCGCACGGCGATGTCCGCATAGCCCAGGCCTTCGAGCTGCGACAGCAGAAAGGCCTGTTTCGCTTTCGGCCCCAGGCCGTCGAGCATGGCGTCGATCTGCTGCAGGCTTTCCAACAGGCTCTGGCGCTGTTCCGGCGACGGGGCGTAGCCTTCCGGGATCAGCGTCAGCATCTCCAGATAGGCGCGCTCCAGCGTTCTGCGGCGGAACAGATCGACCATCACCCGCTTGGCGACGGTGACCAGAAAGTCTTTCGGCTCGCGCAGGGTCTCCGCGGCGTCGCTTTTCAGCAGGCGCATAAAGGTGTCCTGCGCCACATCGTCCGCGTCGAAAGCGCAGCCCAGCCGCCGGCGCAACCATCCCTGCAACCAGGCGTGATGGGTGGCGTAAAGGCGCGACAGCGCGGCGTGCGGGGCGGAAGCGGTGGCGGACATGGTTTTCGCATTGCTGGTCAAAAAGATGCGCGGATGATAATTGAGAATGGTTATCGTTTCAAGTTTGTCGGGTGGGTTCCTGAATGGTTCCGGCCTCTTTTTATCGCGTTGAAATAGGCTGACGGGCGCGAAAATATCCCTTTGCCCATTAAAGGTGCAGCAAAGGTGTTATTCCGGTAAGCAAACGGTTGCTATTAATCTGCCGTCGAAGATCGCCGCGTGTTTTATTCTTTTTCTTCGGTTGGTTTTCTTTGTTTAATTGGTATCACTTTGTTTTAACGTGAAAATATATTTTTTGTCGGTCTGTTGGCACACGGCTTGCTATGCTTAACCTGGTCTTTAAGTTTGGGCAACAGAAGGCATTGTTTCATCGACGCAGGTTATTATGCGGGTGAGATTGGCCGGTCGTCACAAGGAAGAAAATAATGGCACTGCAATTCACCACGGCTATTCGTGGCAATTTTTTTGATATCGCGGCCTGCGTGGAGGAACCGCAACAGCTTGACGAACGCCTGCGGCACATTCCCGACGGTTTGTTGCTGCTGAATGGGGGCGTCATCGCCTGGTTCGGCAGCTGGCAGCAGGGTGAGGCGCTGTTGCCGCCGGGTTTCGCGGTCACGGAGTATCGCGACAAACCGATCGTACCGGGCTTTATCGACACCCATATCCACTATCCGCAAACCGAAATGATTGGCGCCTATGGCGACCAACTGCTGGACTGGTTAAATAATTACACCTTCCCGACCGAAAGCCGCTATGGCTGCGAGCGGCACGCCGACGCGATGTCGGCCTTCTTTCTGCGGGAGTTGCTGAGCAACGGCACCACCACCGCGCTGGTGTTCGGCAGCGTGCATCCGCAGTCGGTCGATGCGCTGTTCAGCCAGGCGCAAACGCTGAACATGCGCCTGATCGCCGGTAAGGTGATGATGGATCGCCATGCGCCGCAGGCGCTGCTGGAAACGCCGGAGCAGAGTTACCGCGACACGCGCGAGTTGATTGAACGCTGGCACGGCAAAGGCCGCCTCGGTTACGCCATTACGCCGCGCTTTGCGCCAACCAGCACCCCGGCGCTGCTGGCGCAGGTGCAGCGGCTGCGCGAAGAATTCCCCGACGTGTGGCTGCAGACGCACCTGAGCGAGAATCCGCAGGAAGTGGCCTGGGTAAAATCGCTGTTCCCGCAAAGCCAAAGCTATCTGGACGTTTACCATCGCTACGGCATGACCGGCGGCAAAAGCGTGTTCGCCCACTGCCTGCACCTGGAGGAGCAGGAGTGGGACTGCCTGTGCGAGACCCGCTCGGCGATCGCCTTTTGCCCCACCTCCAACCTGTTCCTCGGTAGCGGGCTGTTCGACCTGCAGCAGGCCTGGCGCAAGCGGGTGAAGCTCGGCATCGGCACCGACGTGGGGGCAGGCACCTCCTTCAATATGCTGCGCACGCTGGGCGAGGCGTACAAGGTCGGCCAGCTGCAGCATTACCGGCTCTCCGCCGTAGAAGCGTTCTATCACGCCACCCTGGGCGGCGCCCGCGCGCTGTCGCTAGACGACAAAATCGGCAACTTCGACGTCGGCAAAGAGGCGGATTTCGTGGTGCTCGATCCGGCGGTGACGCCGCTGCAGCAGTTACGCTACGCCAACAGCGCCACGCCGGCGGAACAAGGCTTCGTGCTGATGACGCTGGGGGACGATCGCAATATTTATCGCACCTATGTGGACGGCAAGGTGGTTTATCAGGCGGCGGTGTCAGACTGATTTCATTCGCGGTGTTGGCGCAAAGGCATATTGGAATACGCCGACACCGCGTGGCGACAATTTTAACATAAGGAAGTGAAAGCCTTGATAGCGTTATTGCTGCACACGTTGTGGATGAAAAACAGACAATGGAAGGGCGGCGCATGATTATTTATTGGACATGCCGAGATGTAGTCTGAATACGATTATTTGGTTAGGAGACTCTTTATTGGTTTTTTATGAATATACCTAGTGATATACAGCCATGTTGCTGGATAAGTGCGTAAAAAGCATTGCATTTCTTCGGGGGGCTCTATATCATAATGAGAATAATTATCTTTACGATATCGCTGCTTAAAAAGCAACAGGCTTGTTTTAATCACTGTTGCTGTTTTTTCGGTGTACTTCTGCATTTTACGAGCCAGGATTGGCTTGAGCTTTATTTCTGGAAAGGGATTTCATGCGTGATTTGTTTCGACAGGAAGCCACGGATCATCAGCGGGCGAAATGGGCGGGTAAGGCCTTATTGATAAACGGCTTGCCCGCCTGGTGCTTTGGTCTTTTATCGTTTTTATTTATTCTTGTTTTCCTCTCTTTTCTTATATTCAGTCATTATACGCGCCGCATTAATGTTTATGGTGAAATCACCACCTTCCCCCGCTCAGTCAATGTGTTTGCACCCCAGCAGGGTTTTATCTCGGAACGCTTCGTCGAAGTGGGCGACGTGGTTAAAAAAGGCCAGCGTCTTTATCAGATTGATGTCAGCCGGGTGACGGATAACGGGAAAGTGAGCGCCAATACGCGCCTGGCGCTGGAAAACCAGTTAAAACACGTTGACAGCATCATCCTTAAGTTGCAAGACAACAAGCGCATGACGCTGGAAAATCTACGCGCGCAAAAAAAACAGTATGAATTGGCGCACATGCAGTCCAAACAGCTGTTGGATAACGCACGAGAAGGGGTGGCATTTGCTCAGGACAACATGCGTTCCTATAAGGAATATCAGCAGCGCGGTCTGATTACCAAAGATCAGCTTAGCGGACAAACCTATTCGTTTTATCAACAACAAAGTCTGTTCCAAAACCTGCATAGCCAACACATTCAGGAATCGTTGCAAATTACGAATTTGGAAAGCGACATCGTTACGCGCGCGGCAGATTTCGATAATCAAATTTCACAGTACCAGTTTCAGCGTAATGATTTGCAACGGCAGTTAGCGGAAGCCGATGCCAGCGGCGCATTGATCGTGAACGCCCCGAGCGATGGCCGCATTGAATCTCTCAGCGTTACCCCGGGTCAGATGGTCAATAGCGGTGACAGTCTGGTACAGATTATTCCACGTAATGGCGCGATTTATCAGCTAGTTTTATGGTTGCCGAACGCCAGTGTGCCTTATGTTTCAGCGGGGGACGCCATCAACATTCGTTATGATGCTTTCCCCTATGAGAAGTTTGGCCAGTTTCCCGGCAGGATAGAAAGCATCGCTTATGTGCCGGCCTCCATGCAAGAAATGTCAACTTACAGCAGTTCTCCCGTGCATCAGCCCAACGCGCAAACGGCATCTTATTACAAGGTCACCGTTTCCCTGGATGAAACGCATATCAGTTACCAGGGCAAGGCGTTGCAGCTCACTAACGGCATGCGGGCTCAATCCACGCTGTTTCTGGAAAAAAGGCCTTTATATCAATGGATGTTCTCGCCTTTCTACGATATGAAAAACAGCCTGATGGGGCCAATCAATGACTGAATCTTATTTCGACACGCTAAAGGGCAAACTCAATTTGTCGCTGCGCCGCAAAGTGCCGCAGATCCTGCAAACTGAAGCCTCGGAATGTGGGCTGGCCAGTCTGGCGATGGTATGCCATTACCATGGCTTGCAAATCGATCTGTTTAATCTGCGCAGCCGCTACGGCTTTTCTTCACGCGGGGCGACGCTGTCCGCGCTGATTGACATCGCGAGCGCACTGAAACTGCAATCCAGAGCGTTATCGCTGAATATCGATGAACTTAAGGCATTGAAAATGCCTTGTATTCTGCATTGGGACATGAAGCATTTCGTGGTGCTTGTCAGTGTCAGCCGAGGGCGGGCGGTGATCCATGACCCTGCCTTTGGCCGTAAAGTGCTGGGGTTGCATGAACTGTCGCGGCATTTTACCGGCGTAGCGCTTGAGCTGTGGCCAGACAGTGAATTTCAGCCGATCAAACAGCAAAGCAGATTGCGTTTTCGCAAACTGATGAGCAATGTGCGCGGCCTCAAGGGGGCCTTGCTAAAGATCTTCTGTCTGTCGATCGTGATTGAAACGGTTAATCTGCTGTTGCCCGTCGGTACGCAGTTGGTCATGGACCATGTGATTCTGGCCGGCGATCATGATCTTTTAGCGCTGATATGCATAGGATTGCTGTTTTTTATTTTATTCCGTACCGGCGTATCCATGTTGCGCTCGTGGATCTCTATCGTCATGGGCGCGTTGATAGACGTGCAGTGGAAGG comes from Serratia sarumanii and encodes:
- the fecI gene encoding ferric citrate uptake sigma factor FecI translates to MSATASAPHAALSRLYATHHAWLQGWLRRRLGCAFDADDVAQDTFMRLLKSDAAETLREPKDFLVTVAKRVMVDLFRRRTLERAYLEMLTLIPEGYAPSPEQRQSLLESLQQIDAMLDGLGPKAKQAFLLSQLEGLGYADIAVRLGVSVSSVKKYMAKATEHCLLFSLENDVFS
- a CDS encoding HlyD family secretion protein → MRDLFRQEATDHQRAKWAGKALLINGLPAWCFGLLSFLFILVFLSFLIFSHYTRRINVYGEITTFPRSVNVFAPQQGFISERFVEVGDVVKKGQRLYQIDVSRVTDNGKVSANTRLALENQLKHVDSIILKLQDNKRMTLENLRAQKKQYELAHMQSKQLLDNAREGVAFAQDNMRSYKEYQQRGLITKDQLSGQTYSFYQQQSLFQNLHSQHIQESLQITNLESDIVTRAADFDNQISQYQFQRNDLQRQLAEADASGALIVNAPSDGRIESLSVTPGQMVNSGDSLVQIIPRNGAIYQLVLWLPNASVPYVSAGDAINIRYDAFPYEKFGQFPGRIESIAYVPASMQEMSTYSSSPVHQPNAQTASYYKVTVSLDETHISYQGKALQLTNGMRAQSTLFLEKRPLYQWMFSPFYDMKNSLMGPIND
- the guaD gene encoding guanine deaminase, which codes for MALQFTTAIRGNFFDIAACVEEPQQLDERLRHIPDGLLLLNGGVIAWFGSWQQGEALLPPGFAVTEYRDKPIVPGFIDTHIHYPQTEMIGAYGDQLLDWLNNYTFPTESRYGCERHADAMSAFFLRELLSNGTTTALVFGSVHPQSVDALFSQAQTLNMRLIAGKVMMDRHAPQALLETPEQSYRDTRELIERWHGKGRLGYAITPRFAPTSTPALLAQVQRLREEFPDVWLQTHLSENPQEVAWVKSLFPQSQSYLDVYHRYGMTGGKSVFAHCLHLEEQEWDCLCETRSAIAFCPTSNLFLGSGLFDLQQAWRKRVKLGIGTDVGAGTSFNMLRTLGEAYKVGQLQHYRLSAVEAFYHATLGGARALSLDDKIGNFDVGKEADFVVLDPAVTPLQQLRYANSATPAEQGFVLMTLGDDRNIYRTYVDGKVVYQAAVSD
- the fecR gene encoding ferric citrate uptake sigma factor regulator FecR, with the protein product MSNAITPEQRQALKMAAHWYALLCDEHVTDRQRLQWQAWHQQHADHRWAWQRVEALQSQLQGVPGKFSYRALDRAGRQSAIDRRTLLKSLLLLLGVGGGGFLYQSPFGRELRADYRTATGEIKPIVLSDGTQLVLNTASAVDVHYDDRQRLIRLHAGEISLITGRDPRPLWVQSPQGAMRALGTRFLVREIGGETRLTVLEHAVEAQLAQDPQQTRRVDAGEQIGFSASAFSDKQPAAAEDGWLRGVLSVSQWRLDQVIAELARYRRGHLSCDPAVAGLRVSGSFPLNDTDRALALLSQTLPVRLQSFTRYWLQIVPA